One Roseimaritima multifibrata DNA window includes the following coding sequences:
- a CDS encoding MazG nucleotide pyrophosphohydrolase domain-containing protein, whose amino-acid sequence MNPSDPALPAASDSPAADLSLADLQAKIRTMYYEKDVERGVDGTFMWLMEEIGELASALRGNDQENLAEEFADVIAWLATIANVAGVDLSAALIAKYGHGCPGCGRLACLCPAEEKP is encoded by the coding sequence ATGAACCCATCTGATCCTGCTCTGCCCGCCGCCAGCGATAGTCCTGCTGCGGATTTGTCGCTCGCCGATTTGCAGGCGAAAATCCGCACGATGTACTACGAAAAAGACGTCGAACGAGGGGTCGACGGAACTTTTATGTGGTTGATGGAAGAAATTGGCGAACTCGCATCGGCTTTGAGGGGTAATGATCAAGAGAATCTTGCCGAAGAGTTTGCGGATGTGATTGCCTGGTTGGCGACGATTGCTAATGTTGCCGGCGTCGATTTGTCCGCCGCTCTAATCGCTAAATATGGCCATGGTTGTCCCGGTTGCGGGCGGCTGGCTTGCCTTTGCCCCGCTGAAGAGAAACCGTGA
- a CDS encoding prenyltransferase/squalene oxidase repeat-containing protein, with product MMQSNGIDSKPMQRGQLNRRGVLAGVLAASLCHRNRVLGDDVQQAVDGWAQTDALFTTATREAIANGLRYLFKEQRANGSFPGRMGENVGVVSLCGLALLATGNLPGRGPLGTTVEKCVQYIADSCTDSGFIIRRASASRGEMYGHGFATLFLAEVLGMTDRDDLGVKVRAAIQTIVGAQHTSGGWRYTPQPLEADLSVTICEVMALRAARNAGLHVPGEVVDKAIDYIRRSQNADGGFMYQMQGGESRFPLTAGAIVALQNAGRYKGEELTLAYQFLQRRQTANLSPRQNNYFLYAHYYSVQAFWQQGGDAFQQWYTSLRNILLRFQAVDGGWHDFVGRPYATAMSCLILSAPRTALPIFQR from the coding sequence ATGATGCAATCAAACGGTATCGACTCTAAACCAATGCAGCGTGGACAACTGAATCGAAGAGGCGTTTTAGCGGGCGTCTTGGCTGCCTCTTTGTGTCACCGAAATCGGGTGCTTGGTGATGATGTGCAGCAAGCGGTGGATGGGTGGGCGCAGACCGACGCCCTGTTCACGACCGCCACAAGGGAAGCGATCGCCAATGGGCTGCGGTATCTATTTAAAGAACAGCGGGCGAATGGGTCCTTTCCAGGGCGGATGGGAGAGAACGTCGGCGTCGTTTCTCTGTGCGGACTTGCTTTGTTGGCGACCGGAAACCTGCCGGGACGGGGACCGCTGGGAACGACCGTCGAGAAATGTGTGCAGTACATTGCGGATTCTTGCACCGATAGCGGATTCATCATTCGTCGTGCTTCCGCCAGTCGAGGCGAAATGTACGGGCATGGTTTTGCGACTCTGTTCCTTGCCGAAGTTCTGGGGATGACTGATCGCGATGATCTGGGCGTCAAGGTGCGAGCTGCAATTCAGACGATCGTCGGGGCCCAGCACACCTCAGGTGGTTGGCGATATACGCCTCAGCCACTTGAAGCGGACCTTTCGGTTACCATTTGTGAAGTGATGGCACTGCGAGCCGCTCGCAATGCTGGATTGCATGTCCCGGGAGAGGTCGTAGACAAGGCGATCGACTACATCCGTCGCTCTCAAAATGCGGACGGCGGATTTATGTATCAGATGCAGGGGGGCGAGAGTCGGTTCCCGCTAACCGCGGGTGCGATCGTGGCACTGCAGAACGCCGGAAGGTACAAGGGAGAGGAATTGACGCTTGCCTATCAGTTTTTGCAACGCCGACAAACCGCCAATCTTTCCCCACGTCAAAATAACTATTTTTTGTACGCCCATTACTACTCCGTGCAGGCCTTCTGGCAGCAGGGAGGGGATGCGTTTCAGCAATGGTACACGTCGCTGCGAAACATCTTGTTGCGGTTTCAGGCCGTCGATGGCGGTTGGCATGATTTCGTCGGCCGACCTTATGCGACGGCGATGAGCTGTTTGATCTTAAGTGCTCCGCGGACGGCATTGCCCATTTTTCAACGTTGA